The stretch of DNA TCAGGCAGTTTGGGAGGGCAGTGTTTTCCCCTGCCTCTGACACCCACTCCCATGACTTGTCAGTACTCAGGAGCATCCCCCTCAAGGTGGACCAGACcttcaaataaatctgtcttacacAGAAAAAATTCATAGAGTTCCCTCTCTTTATCAAGggaagagagatatgcacagctgtttttCTCCTTCCAGCCAACAATGATTTATCCTGGCTTTGAGAATAaacaaaagtgaatttattaaGCATTAAAAGTAGGATATGTGTTTGCAAGTGATGACAAATAGGCCAAAGTAAATTACAAAGCTAAAATAAACATAACATGGCAACTGAGCCTAATACACTAGGAGAAATTGTTACAGATCATAATTTCTCACATCAGTCCTTATTTCTGGTAAAGTCCTTCAGAccagagctgatctttttctGACCTGGGCCCAGCTACTTTCCCCCCACCCGCTTCTGCTCATCATTAGAGTTCTTTCTTTCCAGGTCTCTTCATGTGTCCTCTTGTGATGGGGCAAGCAGAACACGTCCTCTTCTTCACTCAAAGAGCAATcagtctgtgaagccagctgaagacagtcTTCGTTTGGATCCCATCCCTTATATAAAATTTCCCAAGGGCGGGAATCCTTTCCCATCCTTTTTTCAGGGTGGGGATCCCCCCAGAAAAGTACACAATTCAACAcagattccagcaccaggtgcaTTGGTTGCgtgtctttgtaggaccagtCACAGTCTAGGTTTAACAGAAAGACAAGACCATTCACAGATCATTACCTTGCACACTGGTCCATTAAATCCCCTAAGTACCCACTAAGGGCTTTCACTAGAATGAGAAGATTAATAAACAGAGTTACACTTCATACTGCTAAGTTCACACAGAAGAATaatgcatgcacacaaatagaatgtGCCCATACAGGGGATCACAAGCTCTTGCCCTCTTTTACATAAAGAATACTCGATTTATGAATGTAATGGGTTAGATTACAGAAATCCCCTTGGGATTGTCCTGATGTACCGAGGAAGCCACTGATAGGTGCCCCACTTCCCCCGTTCTCCTGGGCCAGatgctctggtctcccccacccAAGGCGCAGAATTAGGGAtactgccagtgttccctgtaagctgagcacatgggtggccacccagatgagatccaggtgccacccagctgataagcagaatgcccacagctggcagcacatgtttttactggtggtgcacattcacacatgcattGGCACAcacgacaaaatttattccatccatggatagaAAACATTAGTGGGAACACGGGTTACTGACCTCTGCAGAGCAGCACAAATACTGAAAAAGTCCAGCTATGGGAGGGCTCAACTACAAGGGCACTGGGCtttataataaacaaaagtgtttctaCTAAGTACAGAAAGTAGGACTGAAGTGGCAGGAAGTGAAAACAGTCAgacaaagtaagttactaagttaaaatacacacacacacacaaaaagaatcACGATCTGCTAAGAAACTccttacatgcaaattcttaccctaaacagttgttctAAACCTGTCTCTAAGCAGCTTCCTAACTTAGGTTTGATCCTTCCCCTATTcaatcttagatgtttccagcaggcatcttaggTGGTAAGAGAAAGGGTCTCGAGATATCTGGTGACTGCTCTGTTGTCTAGTTGCCACACACCCCGTATCTCCTttttgcccaaggcaggaattctttgtgctcagttcaatTTTTTCTCAGTGGAAAACTGGAGTGGAAAGGTACCAGATCCAAAGtggccacatgtctttgtaggaccaatcaCAGCTTGGGCTTATAGGTCATATAAGGCTATTCATGGGTTGTTGACTTGATCATTGAAACATTGTGTTTCTGGTCATCAGTAAtagccctcattagcacattcggaattataaacagatccacacttcatatttctaacttcacatacaagaatgatatatgcacaaaaataagaTGTACGCATTCAGTAGACTGTAACTTTAAAATTGGTATGTTACATGAGCAattttgtctaaagcatcttGGAGTTATACATATTCATATGCATAAGCCAATGTTCATAAAGCATGGAGGCTCCAGTGataatgcatattcatattcaaaaacaaatTTCTATAAAAATATGGGGGCAAAAGGTCACAGCTGTTATTGTCCTGGATGGGCAGTCAGATGGGAACTGGAGCAACATTAACAGCAGGGAATCAGTGCCAAAGAAATTCAAAAGCTCCACAACACAGCAGCCTGTGATGATGCACCAAAGGACAGGCCTTTTCCCCCTGGCCCACCCGCTGAGTGCAACGCACACTTGAGTCGTGAGAAACGACGTCTGCAACAACTCAAAGACTGGCAGCACAGGCGCTAATGTCCAAAATTGTCAGGCTTGCGCCTAATGGAAATGAAACATTCATGCCTCTCCATCTCGTATGGCACTGGCTGATCAAAACCCTTCTTCCCAGGTAGCTGTGACCTTGTTGCCCTATTTAAGCAGAGGGAGTAATGTCATCACAAGCCTTAATGATGAAGGTAGTTAGAGGACAAAAGCCTCTGTGGTGAGTAGGCTACTCGGTCGCTATCCCTGCTAAGGTCACGCTGCCATTTCttggtatttttaaaattctacctTTTGTAAAGCAAATTAATTCTTCAATTGCTTAAAAGCACAAGGAATGTTGTCTTCTAACAGCCTGTTGGCAAGAGACAGCTTCTTCTGGCTCCTGGGAACTGGCCATTCCCTGTGAAAGCTGCTTGGAGTTTGGGATTATGGATTGAAGATACCTGAGTTCAACCCCACACCCAATTTTGGGGAAAGTTCCAAGCCAGACTCAGATGTGAGCACTGGAAGCAGCAAGTTATAAAGACTTGGGATAAAACTGCCAAATGTATTCAAGGAACCCATTTTCAAAGGTGATTTACGCACTTAAAAGGCTAATTGAAAGTCAAAGGATGTAGGTTCCTAAGTGGTTTAGGAACTTTTGGAAATTTGACACTGAATCCAAATCCCTTCCTGCTTTGCAGAAAGCAGAGTAGAAATGAGGGCTTCCAGACCCATGGATGCTTGACAGGCCCAGTGTGAGATAGCATGTATGCCCAAAGAGCTGGAAGTCTGACTAGACAAGACATAGATTATTATTGCCATGTTATAGGTGGGAACAAATACCCAGCAAGATTAAGTGATGTTCTCAAGATTGCACATGGACTCTGTGGCAGAGATGGAGACTGCACGCAGATTTCCTAAGTGCCACTTCAATGCCTTAACCACAAGGACAGCCTTCTATTTGCTTTTCACAGCGCTGTCCTTATGCCAATGCAGGTGATTGTGtaactgctgcagcagctgctgctgtgtaaTTCAGCTCGTCTGTATGGGAACATGAAATGGCAATAGAGAAAAATTAACCCTCCTGCCTGGCAGCACTGTCAAAATATCTCGTTTTTACCTTCTCTTTGACCCCTCGGTAGTTGATGTTTTGGTACATTTGCAGAGCACTATACAGGGGTTTAGCTGCACcagctcccaacaccttaatGAGCATCTTTTAGGCAGGGCTTTGCAACCTGGCAGGCGCATAACTGTTCGGTGCCTCCTGCTTGCACTGGTTCAAATCTGCCCCTTGCTGGCAGTGGCCGAAAGGTGCATCTGATGGCTGCTTTGTGGCTTGGCTGAAATGTTAGCTTGTAACTTCCTAGGCCAGGTCTGATGCTAGTTGGTATTTGAAGTCTATCCCTCCACAGCAAGGGTGAGTGCACTTTATGCGTCGAGCCCCTCTTTTCAtgtctgcaattagcaggggccccaACCTGTCAAATGTAATCTAAAtccatggaaattttggttatgttcacagggggaaaaagcccttttggcatgtgaaagaaaataagtatgtggaatgtaaaaattTCATTActcggtatagaaatgtgaatacacagacataaaaacagtaacagatttcaacattttgaatgagatagatgagcctgagacccagcagtcgatcatgctgtgccccgcttacgaaatttcatgcacacccctgctctacagAGTCCTTAATTGTGCCAGGGCTGATCCCCACACAGCTGGGCTTGGCGGTTCAGAGCCTCAGCACCTCTGAGCTTGGGCAGCTCATAGCCCCACTACTGTGGATTTTAGCACCCCAGCACCTCCAGGCCTGGcagtccagagccccagcacctctgtgcttgctgggccagagaggaaatttaaaaaaaaaaattgcttgagctccctccccttttcccccagcccagctcccgctGCACCTTTGCCTTTACAAATGTAGTGCCATTGACACAGCTGAGATAAGGCAGCAGTTTGCTCTatagagcaggggtgcacaaagtggggggcaggttcCCTTGGGGagtcatgaaattttgtaagagaggcacagcacaatcggctgctgggtcttaggctcctgcatctcattaaaagtgttgaaatatATTCCTgtttgtatttgtgtgtgtagtggggtgggatggccacCCACTGACATGGAGAGGGGTCCTCCCCTTCCGGGGGCCTTTTTTGGATTGAACTTGGCCCTGCCCAGTCACttgactgggagtcaggaggcgAAATCAGGACTATAAAACCTCAGCCTGAGGCCTCATTCCAGGCCAGCCTCCAGAGGAGTGAGAGGTCAGCTCGGTGCTCCCAGCTTGCAGGGGGCTGAGGACCTGCCCAGAGGGCCAGGCTGGATTGGACCCCTGGGACCCTGTCCAATCCTGGAACCTCGGGAAGCCCCAGAGGGCCCACCTGacccccaggagcagctgcaacCTCATCCCCAGCCAGCACTCTGAGTGAAACTGAGGCAGCGGGATTGGCAAGCTATGAAGGCCTGGACTGGACAACCAGCACCCCTGCCAGTTGGGAACCCCTTGAACGCTCAACTGGATGCCCAGGTATGCCCAGAGGGGAAGGACGGAGCTGGCCCAGGGGATAGAGAGAGCCTTTAAAGGTCCTTTGGGCAACAGAGTGGGTGCGCCCAtgttcctccccccccaccactaCCCACAAGCCAGGTGGCAAtctccccccacctgccagcaaGGGCAGAGTGTTGTACtgtttgctgccccgccctgagctagggcctggacGCACTACGAGCTGATTTCCTCTAGCCCCTGCCTGAGGTAAGACAGGGGACTGCAAACTGTTGCCGCTCGCccacctggggccaggtgggaacCCCCCCCAcaaactagtgacttgggggttgtttgggACATGTGACCATGGGGCGGGATGGCTGCCCACTGATCCAGAAGGGGAGGACCCCTTCTTGGAACGCAGACCCTGTCACAGCGTCTATTCACATTTCTAGCCCGACTaataaactttttacattctacagacttattttcttacatgggctgaaaggtggggttttttttttgtttttttgttattttgtttcttatggacataactgaaatttccatcggtttgggtTACATTACACAGGTTGGGGGGAGCggtgctgctaattgcagagacaaaaagtgagGCCCTATATAAAAAATTCTCTCTCCCCGATATAGTGGGACCTTATATCCGTGAGTCAGCTTGTAAGCCAGAACATCCCCTGCTCTTTACTCAAAGACCAGTGATGCCTCCTCACGGACCCAGTCCTACCCCTTGGAGTTTTAACATCACACCCTCCAAATCTGGCTACTTCCTGTGGCCTCAGCCATGAGACCAGGGCAGGTTTGATTATTCCTTCATCTCTTTGTTAGGAAGGGTGGTTGCCCAAGTTATTCAGGAGGTACAGAGTTCATTGGCAACAGACCTCCTCAACACAAAGAGCACTCATCAAGAAAACCTGAACCTCTGTCCCTGAACCATTGCTAGGCTACAGAGATGGATCATCTCAGAAAGTCCAGGGCATTATGGCCACTTACACTGTTGCCATCCTGTGGAGAAGGAAGGTGACCTGGGAATAGTCAGTGCCCGTGAGAGGGAAGGTACAGGAAGATCCCAGATCACTCTTCCTTCAAGGGCCCATGCCTGGAGTCCTGCAGTAGCTCATCTGTGGCCTGTGACGGCAAAAGGTCATACAAGATAATCTTGCACTGAACCTCCCGCCAGAGCCTGGGGGGCCCCCAccaaatctactagccccagacCCCCTCAattctggggtggaggttgacaGTAGTGAGGGGAAGGGCTTTTATTTCGACTTCTCATTTGGGGCTGCCTCTTGGGGGGGGGTtgtgggtgtttgtttgtttgtttttcccctctatgcgtgtgtgtggtttttgttttgcttttttgtttctcacttgcaCATGGTCCCCAGCTGGGTTCttctgtgagtcagtggcccATGATCCAGAAAGGGCCCATGATCCCCACACTAGGCCTAGAGGCAGTCAGTTAAAGGACCTGAGAACTGTGCTCGCCTTTCCTAGGTGTGATTCCCACGGGGAGCAACTTTATTGTCCCAGCTTCAAGCAGGTAATTGCTCTTCTGATGCTCTTggtgggaggagaatgaggacatGGAGGGATTTGAGTGGAAAGGATCTGGAGGACCAATGGCCTTGGTCCCTCATTATATCTAGGCAAATTCTCAGCATCACCACTAAACCAATATCTTTATTCACAAATGCTGTATTTCCATCCTAGGATGAGGAACGGAAGGCTCAGGATGGACCATGGAACAGCTGAAAAAAGGCTTTGGTGTAAGTACCCAGTTGCGGGCCCAAAGCAGCCTTCAAAGTGCTCAAACAGATGCCATGTGCCTCTTGTGGAAGGGGCATTATTAGGGAGTTTCAATTAATGGACACTTCAGATTAAAGTGCCGGTGCATCTCATCACTATAGCAACATGAAGAGGCAGAGAGGAGAGCAAATGTGTTTCCCCAATGTCTTTGCCTTGAAACTGTAACTCAGTCAGCCTTTTAAGTACCGCCTAATTTCCCACGAGGACGCACACACACAAGAACACAAGTGTTCACACGGACTAGTCTCACATGTATACACATGCATCCAGCCACagacctcctccccacaccacgCTGTCTCACATCTGCTCATGAATGCTCATGCACAGCTGCCTATGTATGTACTGACCTGCACATAGATGGATATTCACCAGCGCTTAAGGGAACATGGCAACCCCTATCCCATACCTGCACACACTCGCCTCTGGCATGTATTCACTTGTGCACACAGGTACACTAATGCACACCCACTGCTCTCCAATATATGCAGACACAGGTAGCTGGACACACGCATTCCCTCCTGTGTGCACAGGAGACATGGGAATACTCTCAAACACACGTACTCTTCCTTCTGCACACACACGTTCAAGCACAGAATTGTGCTTTTGCATGCAAACCATGCCAAGGATGCACAAGCACACATGTCCAGGCACAAACAGCTTTGCAGTTTTGCACACACAGCCACTCCAAACTTTGGCACAAGCTGCTCAAAAATCCTgttgtctcacacacacaatcaccacCTTGGACAGGAGTTAAGACACAGAACTCCCAGCCCTGATGATCAGAGAGTTGCTGAAAACCTGCTGCCCCCACTGATTTAAGTGAAAATCCAGCTCAGGCTGTTTGTtatccaaaagcagtttcttagCAACTAAAATGTCATTTGCTGTAAAAACAACACGCACTAGCAGGAGCATCCCAGGTAATTCTAGACAGGACAAAACAAAATCAGGCAAATGTGGGctaattaataaattaatcaCGAATAGAATTTGCCCCCGTGCAGATGCTCAGCAGGAGGCACCAGACGCCTCAAAACAGGCCTCGTTAACTGTGCTGGCCCCCTGAGCAGGGCTGACTCTCACCCGGGGTGAGCATTCTGCAACTATTTAATTGATTTGCTCTCATTCCGTTTGACGGTATTTTTAACTCAGATCCTCAAAGAAATTTAAGGACTTATCTCCCTTCAATTTCAATTGGGCCCATTAAAATGGTGGTTTCTGAGTTGTGGACACTTTTTTGTCTTTAGGATTGAAACCTAGGAAGTCACTTCAGAGAGGCTGTCAAAGCGTAGGGGGCTGAGGTCATTGTGCACTCGAGCTTCAACTGCTACAGATCGAATGCCCTTTGGCCAATCTCCTGTCTCACCCCGTCCTCTGGAGTGGCAGCTATGGACTCAAATTAATGTTTCAGTTGAAAAAGGCCAGCTTGCCTTTATAATGTTAATGAAAGGCTCAGTGCTAACAGAACGTTAGAAGCAGGGAATTGGGGACCGCGTCTGCTCTCAGGCATGTGCTTCCCTTTTCATCAGAGGCTAAAAATTTTCAGAGGCAATATACTCACAGTCCCAAATTCAATCCTTGTACATGCAGGTGCTGCTACACTGAAAGTCATTTCAGTTGCAGTTAGTTtcgtagctcagtggttagagcattgtgaattcagcccttgaggggaacCTTTCAAGgacctggggcaggttagatttaaagtAATTTTGTTGGGGTTgtaacaggtcctgctgtgagggcaggggattggactcaatgacctcttgaggtcccttccagttctgtgagatatacatatatatagtGATGAATGATGTATTTCTTCCATCCAATCACACTTGACGGATCAGGGTTACAACGGCTTATTCTTCTTGTCACTTGGCTAATGTTACACACATTCTGATGTTTATCTCTAGACCACATTGTTGATGGAACCTCCTGAAAGCTTATCTAAAAAattcacatttctaaaatatcCCAAGTTAAGGCTGTTAAAAACCCAGTGTACAGCACAGCTGTGCTTTTGTGATGTTGATCCTTCTAGCGACTGTATTTTGGAATTTAATGagatcaagatttttaaaaactaacGTATCAGTTTAAATGTACAGAAATTATGAAGTCACAAGTGGAAATCTGAAGAAGCCAAGGTCCTGTATTCTTTGAATGAAGATACAAAATGCTTTTTGCAAGGCACCTGGACAATCATATATCGGTGGATGGGTGTAACATGCCTACACTAGGCACCCTttagtctgcgtagactatggatcacgcccttggTAACTCCATTTACggtcatcatttgcagcgttgactgtgactatggaggcccacacaagagtgacagtccttgctacatctgctgcatatgtagtgggtgtctggctggttcttgctgtcctttctatgggctcgcttctcctctgccaactgtctgatcttcatctcacccttctgaaggcccttgtgaaGTTCCTAAGCTGtgcttgggggagggatagctcagtggcttgagcattggcctactaaatccAGGCTTaggagttcaatccttgtggaggccatttagggattgaggtaatagatgttagggatggtgtttggccctgccatgagggtagggaaCTAGACTAAATGATgccctaaggtcccttccagtgctaggaggtgtgtatctccaattacaagGTGCGCTGGCACTAGTGTGGTGAAACCAGCTGTTCTTCTTTCCAGAGTCTTCTGTTTGGTGTCACTGCATGTGCCGTGACATGTGCCTATGGGATGGAGAGATATGGGGAAGGTTGCCCTGCACCTaggggaggatgtgtggatgttGGTCGGATGGGAAAAATTTCACAGAAGCAACCATTGACCAATGCCTCTTGCATGCTGGGAGACGTAGTCTCCAAAGCATTACAATCCCATACCAAGACCACGCATGCTGGGGCTCCTCTTCCTGTGGCCGAAATGCTGGAAAACTGTCAAGGAGGGATGAATTAGGACCTACACAGCCGTTCCTAGCCGGGTGAGGCTAAACAACTACATTTCCCagaacctccctctccccagagcGGCCCGACAGGCGCTCAGACTCCTCCTTCCCATTGCcctcatgggaaatgtagtctctCCTGAGCCAGGTTCCCCGATACTGGCTGCCAAAGGGCGAGGACGGCAAGAACTACACTTCCCAAACGTCACCTCGTCACGCTCCCGGCACCGCCCGCGAGCGGCCCCTCCTTCCCGTTGCCTGCTGGGAAACGCGgtctcccagcagccagcctctcccttgcCAGGAGCGGGCCGAGCGGCGGGGCCTGAACTACGTGTCCCAGAATCCTCAGGCCTTCAGGCGCCATTTTGTTTTGCATTACAACCCTAAGATGGCGGCGGGGAGGCACTGACGGCCCTCCCCCGCTCCGGCCGCGCTGAGGGGCCGGCGGGGCAGCCGCTCCATGGCCAGGGAGGGCCCGGGCGGCTCGCCGCGGGGGCCATGGATCTGCGCACGGCCGTTTACAACGCAGCCCGCGACGGGAAGctgaagctgctgcagaagctgctgggcagccggagccgggaggagctggaggccctgacggccgggccgggcggcggcggcggcggcggcgggaccCCGCTGCTGATCGCGGCCCGCCACGGGCACCGGGAGGTGGTGGAGTACCTGCTGGACCACTGCGGCGCCCGGGTGGAGGAGGGCGGCTCGGTCAGCTTCGACGGCGAGACCATCGAGGGGGCCCCGCCGCTGTGGGCCGCCTCCGCCGCCGGGCACCTGGAGGTGGTGCGCTGCCTGCTGGAGCGGGGCGCCTCGGTGAACCAGACCACGCTGACCAACTCCACCCCGCTGCGGGCCGCCTGCTTCGACGGGCACCTGGAGATCGTGCGCTACTTGGTGGGCGAGCGGGGGGCGGACCTGGAGGTGGCCAACCGGCACGGCCACACCTGCCTGATGATCTCCTGCTACAAGGGGCACCGAGAGATCGCCTGCTACCTGCTGGAGAAAGGGGCCGATGTCAACCGGCGCAGCGTGAAAGGCAACACTGCCCTGCACGACTGCGCCGAGTCCGGGAGCCTGGagatcctgcagctgctgctccgctcCAAGGCCCGCATGGAGAGGGACGGCTACGGCATGACCCCACTGCTGGCTGCCAGCGTCACTGGACACACCAACATTGTGGAGTACCTCATCCAAGGAGGGCTGCAAAACGAGGCGGGGAGGGAGATGGCGGGGAACGAGGACAGGAACTGCACAGCAAGTGAGAGGCAACAGAGCGGTTGTGATGCTGGCCAGGAAACACAGCTGTGCTGTCCTTCCTCTGGGCCGCAAGAGGGCCAGAAAGGATACGGTGCCACTAGCCAGGACGAGCAGCAGGGTCCTTATGAGTACTGCACTCGAGAAGCTGCTGTTgaagccctggagctgctgggcgcCACCTTTGTGGATAAGAAGCGTGACCTCCTGGGCGCCCTTAAGTACTGGCGACGGGCCATGGAGCTTCGGCATCAGCGGGGGCAATACCTGACCAAGCCTGAGCCCCGGCAGCTGGTACTGGCTTATGACTATTCCCGAGAGGTGAGCACCATGGAGGAGCTAGAAGCCCTGATCACGGATCCAGATGAGATGCGCATGCAGGCGCTTCTGATCCGAGAGCGCATACTTGGCCCCTCTCATCCAGACACCTCTTATTACATCCGTTACAGGGGGGCAGTTTATGCTGACTCAGGCAATTTTGAACGCTGTATTAACCTATGGAAGTATGCCCTGGACATGCAGCAAGGCAACCTGGAGCCCCTCAGCCCCATGACTGCCAGCAGCTTCCTTTCTTTTGCTGAACTCTTCTCTTATGTGCTTCAGGACCGCTCCAAGGGCACCTTAGCTACCCAGCTGGGTTTCTCAGACCTCATGGCTGTGCTGAGCAAAGGGGTCCGAGAGGTAGAGAGGGCACTTCTGTTTCGGAAGGACCCAGTGGCTGATTCAGCACAGTTCACCAAGGCACTAGCTATCATTCTCCATCTGGTCTTCCTCCTGGAGAAGGTGGAGTGCAGCCCAGAGCAAGAACACCAGAAGCGCCAGACCATCTACTGCCTGCTAAAATGCAACCCCCGGGCCAAGAATGGATTCACTCCTTTGCACATGGCTGTGGATAAAGACACCACCACAGTGGGGCGTTATCCAGTGGGCAAGTTCCCCTCGCTCCATGTTGTGAACCtgctgctggagtgtggggctgacCCAGACAGCCGTGACTATGACAACAACACCCCGCTGCACATTGCTGCCCAGAACAACTGTCCGCTGATCATGAGTGCCCTGATGGAGGCTGGTGCCCACATGGATGCCACAAACGCCTTCAAGCAGACAGCATATGAGCTGCTGGATGAGAAGCTGCTTACCAAGAGCATGATGCAGCCCTTTAACTACATCACCCTCCAGTGCCTTGCTGCCCGTGCCCTGGACAAGCACAAGATCCCTTATAAGGGCTTCATCCCAGAGGAGCTGGAGGCATTCATTGAACTTCATTAGGGCGGGAGGGCTGAAATCACCGCCCTTCCCCACGGATCTGCTTGCCCTTCCCCAAGAGGGAGGGAAAGCTAAGGTTTGGGGGCAGATCTCTGTCCTGGGTGCTGGAACCCTTCATTGCACTGaggcaggctgcagccatgctCCCTTCGTATCACTGAGCTTATCTGTACAGGGGAAGGCAACGCAAGATTTTGTTACTGTGGCTGTCTTGCTTCCTCATCGTCCCCAAGTACCAAAGCCTTCACGGAATTGAACCAGGAGGAGACTGCCAACCATCTCATCCTCAGAGAAGGCGGCAAGAGGAAATTTCCCTGGATCCTcccatttttttctcttcctaaaAGTGCTGGATTAATTTGGTTATGCTTCAGGGTAGCTACAGATTTATATACGTGTACCTCTCCTCTGCACAAGGAATAAAATAGCAACATCTTCCGTTTAACCTAGCCCCTTTCTTTCCCACAGGCGGCACATGAGCCTAAAAGCTGGGCACTTAGTGCCCAGTGAGGCTAGTTCCCATTTTTACAGCTTCCCAGTACACTGAGAGATTCTCTTCGCTCCCTCTGCCAAAGTGGTGCAAAATTTGTgagattttgaagtctgtttgcaaacattttttttctccctgccaGATCTAGGCCCTGTCTGCGTTGCAGGATTTCTCCAATCCTTTACTTGCATCTCAAGGCCAGCCTTAGTCACATGGTTTTATCAGCAAAACTGAATTATATAGTGGAGGAGAGAT from Carettochelys insculpta isolate YL-2023 chromosome 27, ASM3395843v1, whole genome shotgun sequence encodes:
- the FEM1A gene encoding protein fem-1 homolog A; this encodes MDLRTAVYNAARDGKLKLLQKLLGSRSREELEALTAGPGGGGGGGGTPLLIAARHGHREVVEYLLDHCGARVEEGGSVSFDGETIEGAPPLWAASAAGHLEVVRCLLERGASVNQTTLTNSTPLRAACFDGHLEIVRYLVGERGADLEVANRHGHTCLMISCYKGHREIACYLLEKGADVNRRSVKGNTALHDCAESGSLEILQLLLRSKARMERDGYGMTPLLAASVTGHTNIVEYLIQGGLQNEAGREMAGNEDRNCTASERQQSGCDAGQETQLCCPSSGPQEGQKGYGATSQDEQQGPYEYCTREAAVEALELLGATFVDKKRDLLGALKYWRRAMELRHQRGQYLTKPEPRQLVLAYDYSREVSTMEELEALITDPDEMRMQALLIRERILGPSHPDTSYYIRYRGAVYADSGNFERCINLWKYALDMQQGNLEPLSPMTASSFLSFAELFSYVLQDRSKGTLATQLGFSDLMAVLSKGVREVERALLFRKDPVADSAQFTKALAIILHLVFLLEKVECSPEQEHQKRQTIYCLLKCNPRAKNGFTPLHMAVDKDTTTVGRYPVGKFPSLHVVNLLLECGADPDSRDYDNNTPLHIAAQNNCPLIMSALMEAGAHMDATNAFKQTAYELLDEKLLTKSMMQPFNYITLQCLAARALDKHKIPYKGFIPEELEAFIELH